The uncultured Dysgonomonas sp. genome contains the following window.
TTGCGGGATATAAAAGTAACAAATGTCGAAGTATGTGGCGATACCCGTTTCGACAGGGTGCTCGATATAAAGCAACAGGCTAAACAGCTAAATGTTGTTGAGGCATTTGCAAAAAAGGCCACTGCCGAAGGAGAAAAAATATTGGTAGTGGGTAGTTCGTGGCCAAAAGATGAAGATGTGATAATGTCATACTTCAATATGACCACTGACCTGAAGATGATAATTGCACCGCACGAAATAAATGAAGCCCACCTGAAATATATAGAGAGCAATCTTCAACGGCCCTACATCCGTTACTCGAATGCTATACCAGAGATGATGACCGATTACGATTGTCTTATTATCGACTGCATAGGCCTTTTGTCGTCTATTTATCGGTATGGGCAGATCGCGTATGTGGGTGGTGGGTTTGGAGTAGGTATACACAACGTGCTTGAAGCTGCTGTATATGAAATTCCTGTGATATTTGGACCCAACTTCAAGAAATTTCGGGAAGCTCAGGGACTCCGCGAACAGGGAGGAGGGTATTCTATCGCTGATACCCAATCATTCAGAGGCTTGATGGACGAATTTCTCCAATATGACGAAACCCTCAAAGCCGCGGGAAAACACGCGGGCGATTATGTCCGTTCCAATAGTGGAGTCGTAGACAGGGTGATGGATGTACTGAAACTGTGAACTCTTCGTTTTCGGGTATATTTTTCTTCTAATAAAAAATATTCTTGTAGATTTGTATTCTAAACCATAGTGTTATGGCGCAAATAAATAAGATATTCAATTCCACGATTAAGATACCTACCCCGGTTTTTTTTATAGTGACTATTCTGGTCATTTGGTATTTTCTGCCCCGTGAAGGCAAATATAAGTATTCATACACCGAGAACAGGCCTTGGCAATATGGTTTGCTGACTGCTCCGTTCAATTTTCATATCCATAAATCCGATAAGCAGGTACAAGCAGAAAAAGACAGCATAATGCGGTCTTATCAGCCATATTATTATACCGACCTTACCATATCAAAGAAGACAGTATCTCAGTTTTCGCAGGATGCTTTAGCAAAGAGCATCCCTTCAGAGTATATAAGCTATGTGAACCGCAAACTCAACGAGGTATATAAGGCCGGTATAATATCGGCTGAGGATTATGATAAAGTTCAGCAACTGAACAAAAAGCAACTTCAACTGGTAAATGATAATAATGTTGCCAGTACCCGCCATCTGGCGTCTTTCTATACACCTAAGCAGGCTTATGAGAAAATAATAAGCGATGCGCCATCCAGTGTCGATATTAGTCATTTGCGAGCTATCAACTTGAATGACTACCTGAATGTAAACGTGCTGTATGACGAAAAGATGTCGTCTAACGAGAAGGAAGAACTGCTCAAGCAGGTAGCATTATACGAGGGAGAAGTCCAATCAGGCGAAAAAATAATAGACCGGGGCGAGATCGTCGATGCCCGTACAAAGAATATACTCGACTCTTACAACCGGGAGGTAGAAAGCAAAGTAGGCACAAAATCCAAGCCCGGCTGGCTGATGTTCGGAGAGCTTGTCATGCTCTCTTTGCTGTTGATGTCGCTGATGGTGTATCTTAAGTTTTACAGATTGCATGAGTATAACAACCGGAAGAACATCATTTTTATACTTATAATGGTCGGGATATTTCCTATTATCACCGGGCTGATGGCCGACACTAAGATGTTTAGCCTGATGTATCTGGTTCCCTTTGCCATACCTACTATACTGATCCGGACATTTATAGATTCGCGGACAGCTATGACCACACATATGATAACTGTACTCATCTGCGCTTTGATGCTTCCATTGGCTCAGATGGCCCAGTTTATTGTCATTCAGGTAATGATAGGATATATGTGTATATTCAGCCTGAGAAATCTTTCGGAGCGCTCTCAGCTCGTATATTGCTCCATTCTCATTTTGCTGACCTATGTGATTACGTACACGGCCTGGATTCTCTGTACAGAAGGAGACCCGTCACTTCTGATAGAGAATGGAAGAATGTATATTTATTTCTGTATCAACTTTGTATTTGTATCTTTTGCATATTTACTGGTCTATATGTGTGAGCGGGTTTTCGGCTTCATCTCCGAAGTGAGCATGATAGAACTATCGAATA
Protein-coding sequences here:
- a CDS encoding glycosyltransferase N-terminal domain-containing protein, whose translation is MFFYNFAIYLYAFIVRIISPFHKKARKMIIGHKQTYKILKEKVDPKAKYIWFHAASLGEFEQGRPIIEEVKRKNPEYKILLTFFSPSGYDVRKDYPLADIVCYLPFDKRRNVKKFLKLVKPEMAIFIKYEFWYNFVNTLHKQGIPIYMVSAIFRSSQIFFKWYGMDMRKLLKKYTCICVQDTNSAELLRDIKVTNVEVCGDTRFDRVLDIKQQAKQLNVVEAFAKKATAEGEKILVVGSSWPKDEDVIMSYFNMTTDLKMIIAPHEINEAHLKYIESNLQRPYIRYSNAIPEMMTDYDCLIIDCIGLLSSIYRYGQIAYVGGGFGVGIHNVLEAAVYEIPVIFGPNFKKFREAQGLREQGGGYSIADTQSFRGLMDEFLQYDETLKAAGKHAGDYVRSNSGVVDRVMDVLKL
- a CDS encoding HDIG domain-containing metalloprotein; the encoded protein is MAQINKIFNSTIKIPTPVFFIVTILVIWYFLPREGKYKYSYTENRPWQYGLLTAPFNFHIHKSDKQVQAEKDSIMRSYQPYYYTDLTISKKTVSQFSQDALAKSIPSEYISYVNRKLNEVYKAGIISAEDYDKVQQLNKKQLQLVNDNNVASTRHLASFYTPKQAYEKIISDAPSSVDISHLRAINLNDYLNVNVLYDEKMSSNEKEELLKQVALYEGEVQSGEKIIDRGEIVDARTKNILDSYNREVESKVGTKSKPGWLMFGELVMLSLLLMSLMVYLKFYRLHEYNNRKNIIFILIMVGIFPIITGLMADTKMFSLMYLVPFAIPTILIRTFIDSRTAMTTHMITVLICALMLPLAQMAQFIVIQVMIGYMCIFSLRNLSERSQLVYCSILILLTYVITYTAWILCTEGDPSLLIENGRMYIYFCINFVFVSFAYLLVYMCERVFGFISEVSMIELSNTNRPLLQELSEVAPGTFQHSMQVSTLVVSAAHRIGANATLVRTGALYHDIGKMVNPIFFTENQVEGIDPHAGLTEKESARIIIGHVAEGVKIAKKYNLPQQIIDFIQTHHGKGKAKYFYNSYVNSHPDEEVDEADFTYPGPNPFTRETALLMMADTIEAASRSLKDNSKEAISGLVNRLVDSQVADGLFKNAPITFKDIELAKEVFSEKLVSMRHMRVAYPELKKQNDETLIEQ